The Chloroflexota bacterium genome window below encodes:
- a CDS encoding UDP-glucose/GDP-mannose dehydrogenase family protein, whose protein sequence is MSNICVIGVGYVGLVTGACLADLGNKVICLNRNKEKADNLKKGILPIYEPGLEEIVRRNNEARRLDFTTSWDEGMKDAEFVFIAVGTPSGSEGEADLTNVAFSAQEIAKRLTRPIIIINKSTVPIGTGDLVSDIINEHKQNDVEFAVVSNPEFLREGSAVYDFMNPDRIVLGSTNPQAAKRVAELYAPLNAEVIITDLRTAEMIKYASNAFLATKISFINEMANICEAVGADVREVARGMGADKRIGPAFLGAGIGWGGSCFPKDVRALVHIAATHGCHPQMLRAVMDINYDQRKRVIAKLRDILGGYRGKTIGIWGLAFKPNTDDMRDAPSIEVIHLIQNEGGTVKAYDPQAMGTAKHYLKDVVYCEDPYEVAENADAVILVTEWNEFKQLDLVRIRDSMKQPVFFDARNVYEPERMREMGFIYRCIGRGYDPNGRPL, encoded by the coding sequence ATGAGCAATATCTGTGTGATCGGCGTAGGCTATGTGGGACTGGTAACCGGCGCATGCCTAGCCGACTTGGGCAACAAGGTCATTTGCCTGAACCGCAACAAGGAGAAGGCCGACAATCTCAAGAAGGGCATATTGCCCATCTATGAGCCTGGCTTAGAAGAAATTGTCCGCCGCAACAATGAGGCCAGACGCTTGGACTTCACCACCTCCTGGGACGAAGGGATGAAAGACGCAGAGTTCGTTTTCATCGCCGTGGGCACGCCATCGGGCAGCGAGGGCGAGGCTGACCTGACCAATGTCGCTTTCTCGGCCCAGGAGATCGCCAAGCGCCTCACCCGACCCATTATTATCATCAACAAGAGCACCGTCCCCATTGGCACAGGTGACTTGGTATCCGATATCATCAACGAGCACAAACAGAACGACGTTGAGTTCGCTGTGGTCTCCAATCCCGAGTTTTTGCGAGAGGGTTCGGCGGTGTACGATTTCATGAACCCAGACCGCATTGTTCTGGGCTCAACGAACCCCCAAGCGGCAAAAAGGGTGGCGGAACTCTATGCTCCGCTGAATGCCGAGGTTATTATCACCGACCTGAGAACAGCGGAGATGATCAAATACGCTTCCAATGCCTTCCTGGCTACCAAGATCTCCTTCATCAACGAAATGGCGAACATCTGTGAAGCAGTGGGCGCTGATGTGCGCGAGGTAGCCCGAGGGATGGGCGCTGACAAGCGCATCGGGCCAGCTTTCCTGGGCGCAGGAATCGGCTGGGGTGGAAGTTGTTTCCCCAAGGATGTGCGGGCGCTGGTCCATATTGCCGCCACCCATGGTTGCCACCCGCAGATGTTGCGTGCCGTTATGGACATCAATTACGATCAACGTAAGCGGGTCATCGCCAAACTGCGCGACATCTTGGGGGGCTATCGAGGTAAAACCATCGGGATCTGGGGCTTGGCTTTTAAGCCCAACACCGATGATATGCGTGATGCCCCATCCATCGAAGTAATACACCTCATCCAAAACGAGGGCGGCACAGTCAAGGCCTACGACCCTCAGGCCATGGGTACAGCCAAACACTATCTCAAGGACGTGGTCTATTGCGAGGACCCCTATGAGGTCGCTGAGAATGCGGATGCAGTGATCTTAGTTACCGAGTGGAATGAGTTCAAACAACTGGATCTGGTACGCATCCGTGACAGCATGAAACAACCGGTGTTTTTCGACGCGCGCAATGTATACGAACCAGAAAGAATGCGCGAGATGGGCTTCATCTACCGCTGCATCGGACGCGGCTACGACCCCAATGGGCGACCTTTGTAA
- a CDS encoding NAD(P)/FAD-dependent oxidoreductase yields MDEGHAPRVGIIGGGLTGLTAAYELTKLRYRVTVYEASDQLGGLGSGFKASGWDWHLDRFYHHLFQSDWAVQHLSREVGAKFFFRTPVTALWYQGHLYPFDRPTAILRFPHLTWMQKFRFGLVTLYLRLLRNWSPLERTTAHEWLLRALGPEIYEIIWQPLLTGKFPKDWQRVNMAWFWARVHKRSTALGYYVGGFQALMEKIAEHVRNRGGEIHLRTPVHRITAQENGIVLQTDGSEMRFDRVIATVPAAVMADLAPDLPADYMTKVCSMETVGAQVLILALKYPLTEGFYWLNLPLGEFPFLALVEHTNYIDSEYYGGDHIIYLGDYPSRDDPRYQMTKEDLLNLYLPALRRFNPSFTPDWIRDSWLCREPYAQPVVPVNYSQQIPSIRTPIPGLYLATMSQVYPWDRGSNYAVELGQEVARLLHEDAIRHR; encoded by the coding sequence ATGGATGAGGGTCATGCCCCACGAGTGGGTATTATCGGTGGCGGATTGACGGGACTGACCGCTGCTTATGAACTCACCAAACTGAGGTATCGCGTCACTGTGTACGAAGCGAGCGACCAACTAGGTGGGCTGGGCTCGGGTTTCAAAGCCAGCGGCTGGGATTGGCATTTGGATCGCTTCTATCACCACCTTTTTCAGTCGGATTGGGCAGTGCAGCACCTGAGCAGAGAGGTCGGAGCAAAGTTCTTCTTCCGCACCCCCGTCACTGCGCTTTGGTATCAAGGCCATCTCTACCCCTTCGATCGCCCGACCGCTATCTTAAGATTCCCCCACCTCACCTGGATGCAGAAATTCCGTTTCGGCTTGGTAACGTTGTATCTGCGGCTTCTGCGCAATTGGTCACCGCTGGAGCGAACGACGGCCCACGAGTGGCTATTACGCGCCCTAGGCCCGGAAATATATGAGATCATCTGGCAACCCCTTTTGACGGGCAAATTCCCCAAAGATTGGCAGCGAGTGAACATGGCCTGGTTTTGGGCACGGGTACATAAACGCAGCACGGCTTTGGGATACTACGTGGGTGGTTTCCAAGCGCTGATGGAGAAGATAGCCGAGCATGTCCGCAATCGAGGAGGTGAAATCCACCTGCGCACACCTGTGCATCGCATCACGGCGCAGGAAAACGGTATTGTCCTCCAAACAGACGGCAGTGAGATGCGCTTCGATCGCGTGATCGCCACCGTGCCGGCAGCGGTGATGGCAGACTTAGCGCCTGATTTGCCCGCTGACTATATGACTAAAGTGTGCAGCATGGAGACAGTAGGCGCCCAGGTGCTCATCCTCGCCCTCAAATATCCTCTGACAGAAGGGTTCTACTGGCTGAACCTACCCTTGGGCGAATTTCCCTTCTTGGCCTTGGTAGAGCACACGAACTACATAGATTCAGAGTACTACGGCGGAGACCACATCATCTATCTGGGCGATTACCCGTCGCGGGACGACCCGCGCTACCAAATGACGAAAGAGGATTTGCTGAACCTCTATCTCCCAGCCTTGCGGCGCTTCAACCCTTCTTTCACTCCCGATTGGATTCGCGATAGTTGGCTCTGCCGGGAGCCCTATGCTCAGCCTGTGGTACCAGTGAACTACTCGCAGCAGATCCCCTCAATACGCACACCCATCCCTGGCCTCTACTTAGCCACCATGAGCCAGGTATACCCATGGGACCGGGGCAGCAATTACGCTGTAGAACTTGGCCAAGAGGTGGCGCGTTTATTACACGAAGACGCGATTCGTCACCGATGA
- a CDS encoding PCI domain-containing protein, which yields MLGQGRAIGLILMALGLVIGLAITGWLFSGLAEGRLYRSGFLLGLILAMVIALPLIGAGIFLFVQGRSEARELAEVAKEKKLLNMVQTQGKISVSEAAIELGLSRDAVQNYIYDLVGKGLFTGYINWNDGILYAKSAAEMRTTKCPNCGGERELVGQGIVKCPYCGSELFL from the coding sequence ATGCTTGGACAAGGTCGCGCTATCGGTCTTATTCTTATGGCCTTAGGGTTGGTTATCGGGCTGGCGATCACGGGGTGGCTTTTTTCTGGCCTGGCAGAGGGGCGACTCTACCGCTCTGGTTTCTTGCTGGGCCTGATTTTGGCGATGGTTATAGCCCTTCCCCTCATAGGTGCGGGGATCTTCCTTTTTGTGCAAGGTCGCTCAGAGGCCCGAGAACTGGCTGAAGTCGCTAAAGAGAAGAAGTTGCTGAACATGGTGCAGACTCAAGGTAAAATCAGCGTCTCTGAGGCAGCCATTGAACTTGGTCTATCTCGCGATGCAGTGCAAAATTATATCTACGATTTAGTGGGGAAAGGGCTTTTTACTGGATACATCAACTGGAACGACGGCATTCTCTACGCCAAATCGGCGGCCGAGATGCGTACCACGAAGTGTCCCAACTGCGGCGGAGAACGGGAATTGGTGGGTCAGGGCATTGTGAAGTGCCCCTATTGCGGTTCAGAGTTGTTCTTGTAA
- a CDS encoding SPFH domain-containing protein, protein MARVFDVVEWPDTGGRDMVYRWPPTGSGDIRIGSQLVVRESQAAVFFRDGKALDTFGPGRHTLTTANIPLLIGLLGKLFSDKSPFTTEVYFVNLREFVDMKWGTPEPIALRDSELGMVRLGAFGTYSLQISDPQLFVNKIVGVRGIYQTGQIESYLRSIIVTRLTDLLGEINKSLFDLPRLYEEIGAGVRAKLADDFAALGIDLKAFFVNSINATEETVKAIDERAAMGAIGDMQKYLQFKAAQAMGTAAAAGGAGDLTSAGVGLGAGVGMGAAMASAISSAIQAGKQEAAAPGALTKAQVQATLDNLDMRLAAGEISEATYKELRAKWEKKLAELG, encoded by the coding sequence ATGGCACGTGTATTTGATGTTGTGGAATGGCCTGACACTGGCGGTCGTGATATGGTGTACCGCTGGCCGCCTACAGGCTCTGGTGATATCCGTATTGGCTCGCAACTCGTTGTGCGCGAGAGCCAAGCGGCAGTGTTTTTCCGTGATGGCAAGGCCCTGGATACCTTTGGCCCCGGTCGCCATACCCTGACCACTGCGAATATCCCGCTCTTGATTGGCCTGCTGGGCAAACTGTTTAGCGACAAATCCCCCTTCACCACCGAGGTCTATTTTGTGAACCTGCGGGAATTCGTTGATATGAAGTGGGGTACGCCGGAACCGATCGCTCTGCGGGATAGCGAGCTGGGTATGGTGCGGCTCGGCGCTTTCGGCACATATTCACTGCAGATCAGCGATCCGCAACTTTTCGTGAACAAGATCGTCGGCGTGCGAGGTATCTACCAGACTGGCCAGATCGAAAGTTACCTGCGCAGCATCATCGTTACTAGGCTCACCGACCTCTTGGGTGAGATCAACAAATCGCTGTTTGACCTGCCGCGCCTATACGAGGAAATCGGTGCGGGCGTGCGGGCCAAACTGGCGGATGACTTCGCGGCGCTGGGCATTGATCTCAAAGCGTTCTTCGTCAATTCTATCAATGCCACAGAAGAGACGGTAAAGGCCATTGACGAGCGTGCGGCCATGGGTGCAATTGGTGATATGCAGAAGTACCTGCAGTTCAAGGCAGCCCAGGCCATGGGCACGGCGGCGGCTGCTGGCGGTGCAGGCGACTTGACTAGCGCGGGTGTGGGGCTTGGCGCAGGCGTAGGTATGGGAGCGGCAATGGCCAGCGCCATCAGTTCCGCCATTCAGGCAGGAAAGCAGGAAGCCGCAGCGCCAGGTGCTTTGACCAAGGCTCAAGTTCAGGCCACGCTCGACAATCTGGATATGCGCCTGGCAGCGGGCGAAATATCGGAAGCCACCTACAAAGAACTACGTGCCAAGTGGGAGAAGAAACTGGCTGAACTGGGATGA
- a CDS encoding 50S ribosomal protein L9 codes for MEVILLKDIKRLGEAGEVKKVADGYARNYLIPRGLAVIATEGVLKDLRVKRQIEEAKEERIRSDATALAAKLAGIMLTFKVKAGETGRLYGSITRGDIAAELEAKTGLPFDKRKIMLEEPIRQLGTHKVPIRLLSTLVPEITVVVEQESSEA; via the coding sequence GTGGAAGTCATTCTACTTAAAGATATCAAACGCTTAGGCGAAGCCGGAGAGGTCAAGAAAGTCGCTGACGGATATGCTCGCAACTATTTGATACCACGCGGGCTGGCCGTGATTGCGACTGAGGGGGTGCTCAAAGACCTGCGGGTGAAGCGGCAAATCGAGGAAGCCAAGGAGGAGCGCATCCGCAGCGACGCGACAGCACTGGCAGCGAAATTGGCGGGTATCATGCTAACGTTCAAAGTGAAAGCCGGGGAAACAGGGCGTCTGTATGGCTCGATCACGCGGGGCGATATCGCTGCTGAGTTAGAGGCGAAAACCGGCCTACCGTTCGATAAACGCAAGATCATGCTGGAGGAGCCCATCCGACAATTGGGCACACATAAAGTGCCGATTCGTTTGCTTTCCACACTGGTTCCCGAGATCACCGTGGTAGTAGAGCAAGAAAGCAGCGAGGCGTAA
- a CDS encoding threonine--tRNA ligase, giving the protein MSSELENMRHSTAHVMAEAVLEIFPDAKLAIGPAIEDGFYYDFDLPRPLTPEDLVEIEARMRRIIGEKQPFIRQEISRQEAERLFANQPYKLELIAEMPSDEIISIYKNGSFTDLCRGPHVEHTGQIPADGFRLLNIAGAYWRGDEKRPMLQRIYGTVWPSKSELDAYLHRLEEIERRDHRKLGRELDLFSTHEEAGAGLIYWHPKGGRIRAIVEDFWRREHFANGYDILYTPHIGRAWLWRTSGHLEFYRESMYSPMDIDNVDYYIKPMNCPFHIMIYKTRTRSYRDLPLRWAELGTVYRYERSGVLHGLLRVRGFTQDDAHIFCTPAQIEDEILRVLRFSLHLWRAFGFTDVKAYLATRPERAVGEPARWEQATQSLRKALEVEGLPYQVDEGGGAFYGPKIDLKIKDALGREWQMTTIQFDFNLPERFDMTFAGEDGQLYRPYMVHRALLGSLERFFGVLIEHYAGAFPPWLAPVQVKVIPIADRHTEYAHQIKQRLEKADLRVEVDDTSERMNAKVRNAQLQKIPYMLVVGDREAKAGTVSVRLRTGDNLGPQSLDEFIAMVQEIVEKRANV; this is encoded by the coding sequence ATGAGCAGCGAGCTGGAGAATATGCGACACTCGACAGCGCACGTCATGGCAGAGGCAGTGCTGGAGATATTTCCCGACGCCAAGTTGGCGATCGGTCCTGCTATTGAGGATGGGTTTTACTATGACTTTGACCTGCCACGTCCGCTCACACCGGAGGATTTAGTGGAGATCGAAGCACGAATGCGGCGGATTATCGGCGAGAAACAACCCTTCATTCGGCAGGAAATTTCGCGCCAAGAGGCCGAACGACTCTTCGCGAACCAGCCCTACAAATTGGAACTCATTGCCGAGATGCCGAGCGATGAAATCATTTCTATTTACAAAAACGGGTCTTTTACAGACCTGTGCCGGGGCCCACATGTGGAACACACCGGGCAAATCCCAGCCGATGGTTTCCGGCTGCTCAACATCGCGGGAGCCTATTGGCGTGGGGATGAGAAACGTCCCATGCTACAACGCATCTACGGCACAGTGTGGCCCAGCAAATCGGAATTGGATGCTTACCTCCACCGACTTGAGGAAATCGAAAGACGCGACCATCGAAAATTGGGCAGAGAGCTCGATCTTTTCAGCACGCACGAAGAGGCCGGGGCTGGGTTGATCTACTGGCACCCCAAGGGGGGGCGGATCAGAGCCATCGTGGAGGATTTCTGGCGCCGGGAACACTTCGCTAACGGCTATGATATCCTCTATACACCGCACATCGGGCGCGCATGGCTGTGGCGCACATCCGGGCACTTAGAATTCTATCGGGAGAGCATGTATTCGCCAATGGACATTGACAATGTCGATTACTACATCAAGCCGATGAACTGCCCCTTTCACATCATGATTTACAAGACGAGAACGCGTTCCTATCGCGATCTCCCTCTACGGTGGGCGGAACTGGGCACGGTGTACCGCTACGAACGCAGTGGCGTGCTGCACGGTCTCCTACGCGTGCGCGGCTTCACTCAAGACGACGCGCATATCTTCTGCACTCCCGCCCAAATTGAGGACGAAATACTTCGTGTGCTACGTTTCTCGCTGCACCTGTGGCGCGCTTTTGGATTTACAGATGTGAAAGCATACCTGGCTACGCGACCAGAGCGGGCGGTAGGCGAGCCGGCGCGCTGGGAGCAAGCTACACAGTCCTTGCGCAAGGCACTGGAAGTGGAAGGTCTGCCTTACCAGGTGGATGAAGGCGGTGGTGCCTTTTATGGACCCAAAATTGACTTGAAGATTAAGGATGCACTCGGGCGCGAGTGGCAGATGACAACGATCCAGTTCGATTTCAACCTGCCGGAGCGTTTCGATATGACCTTCGCTGGTGAAGACGGACAATTATATCGGCCCTATATGGTGCATCGCGCTCTGCTGGGCTCTCTCGAGCGCTTCTTCGGTGTGCTGATCGAGCATTACGCGGGCGCCTTCCCGCCGTGGCTTGCGCCAGTGCAGGTGAAAGTCATTCCCATCGCTGACCGGCACACGGAATACGCCCACCAGATCAAGCAACGACTGGAAAAAGCAGACCTGCGTGTTGAGGTAGATGACACCAGCGAGCGGATGAACGCCAAAGTGCGTAATGCCCAGCTCCAGAAGATACCGTACATGTTGGTCGTCGGCGACCGTGAAGCGAAAGCAGGGACAGTCTCCGTGCGACTGCGCACAGGAGATAACCTGGGCCCACAATCGCTGGACGAGTTCATTGCCATGGTACAGGAGATCGTGGAGAAAAGGGCAAACGTGTAA